Proteins found in one Primulina eburnea isolate SZY01 chromosome 16, ASM2296580v1, whole genome shotgun sequence genomic segment:
- the LOC140816429 gene encoding small ribosomal subunit protein eS27y yields MVLSNDIDLLNPPAELEKRKHKLKRLVQSPNSFFMDVKCQGCFNITTVFSHSQTVVVCGNCQTVLCQPTGGRARLTEGCSFRRKGD; encoded by the exons ATG GTTCTTTCAAACGATATCGATTTGCTGAATCCGCCTGCTGAGCTTGAGAAGAGGAAGCATAAGTTGAAACGTCTCGTCCAATCGCCAAATTCATTCTTTATG GATGTGAAGTGTCAAGGTTGCTTTAATAT AACCACTGTGTTTAGCCACTCACAAACGGTTGTGGTCTGCGGTAACTGCCAGACGGTGTTGTGCCAACCCACCGGAGGGCGAGCTAGGCTCACCGAGGGTTGTTCCTTCCGGAGGAAGGGCGATTGA